Proteins from one Podarcis raffonei isolate rPodRaf1 chromosome 1, rPodRaf1.pri, whole genome shotgun sequence genomic window:
- the CALCB gene encoding calcitonin gene-related peptide 2 isoform X1 has protein sequence MAMVKMCSFLAVYALVVCLMDSSRAVPLRPGLEPVTDRGSIGDYEARRLLSALVKEYLGEELERASEGNSLDRPISKRCANLSTCVLGKLSQELHKLQTYPRTDVGAGTPGKKRNVLNDLENERYANYEEALGNN, from the exons ATGGCCATGGTGAAGATGTGCTCCTTCCTGGCTGTCTATGCTTTGGTGGTGTGCCTGATGGACAGCTCCCGCGCAGTCCCGCTAAG ACCTGGCTTGGAGCCTGTCACAGACCGAGGGAGCATTGGCGACTACGAAGCCCGGCGGTTGTTAAGCGCGCTGGTGAAGGAATACCTGGGGGAAGAGCTGGAGCGGGCGAGCGAAGGGAACAG CTTGGATAGACCTATTTCCAAACGCTGTGCCAACCTGAGCACTTGTGTGTTGGGCAAACTGTCTCAAGAATTGCACAAATTGCAAACTTACCCTCGTACTGACGTCGGGGCTGGAACTCCTGGCAAGAAAAGGAATGTGCTGAATGACCTGGAAAACGAACGCTATGCAAACTACGAGGAAGCCCTCGGAAACAACTAG
- the CALCB gene encoding calcitonin gene-related peptide 2 isoform X2, protein MAMVKMCSFLAVYALVVCLMDSSRAVPLRPGLEPVTDRGSIGDYEARRLLSALVKEYLGEELERASEGNSVTTQKRACNTATCVTHRLADFLSRSGGVGKNNFVPTNVGSKGFGRRRRNVQM, encoded by the exons ATGGCCATGGTGAAGATGTGCTCCTTCCTGGCTGTCTATGCTTTGGTGGTGTGCCTGATGGACAGCTCCCGCGCAGTCCCGCTAAG ACCTGGCTTGGAGCCTGTCACAGACCGAGGGAGCATTGGCGACTACGAAGCCCGGCGGTTGTTAAGCGCGCTGGTGAAGGAATACCTGGGGGAAGAGCTGGAGCGGGCGAGCGAAGGGAACAG CGTGACAACTCAGAAGAGGGCATGCAACACAGCCACCTGTGTGACCCATCGTTTGGCAGACTTCCTGAGTAGGTCAGGAGGAGTGGGCAAGAACAACTTTGTACCCACCAACGTTGGATCAAAAGGTTTTGGCAGGCGAAGAAGAAATGTCCAGATGTAA